A section of the Hippea sp. KM1 genome encodes:
- a CDS encoding EAL domain-containing protein, which produces METGSILTAIKDSPIIGVYIYQEKGRIVFANETFLKFTGYTKEEILKKSVSDIIDGPEKQLAIENTNKRLSGNRFASQYKHIYFKTKGGFLKPALLFAHSIVFQNKPSGLVMVIDKTREKAYEKLFFALSRINELIIKETDELELLKKLVDIMVDNIGYTVCILGRINPKTKLINKIHTRSIYKEVEVLSEKYPISVDPSKPYGRGSAFKAYTTKDVSLVPEVKLNLSMSYWGDFYRKFNIHSACSIPIIKNGEVEYIIILLDTAPHAFDEDHMELLNKIKLNLSFALEKIEYQYNTTLFKEALEKTHEWAVITDRDGVILNANNATCDISKYSKEELIGKKPSIFKSGYHTKEFYQKLWKTILSGETFSGHFTNRAKDGSIFYLDSIIIPIKHNGEIHRFVDLSRDITKEVIYSERLKFQSSLYNTLFHLTTLSAQARSKDDYLKSLTELFVRFAHIDVAFLAKPSSKGHLKIENASVIEPSFSKLIEDAKELLSRYDSLPQSIPALKSIKRGRVYIQNDATDDKLSPINQIAKKHNIGSCCAIPIKESSKTIASLILVSRRKDLFDKKLFELVNAVANQIELILNKIEEEKFLRIILKAINVGFEFVFITDKDLRVVYINDSLKQVSGYKQEEVLGRPLFEFLGNQEDKKAVKELIKKAKNGDTVSKAITYIKRDGSLASFLTTITPYLDKGKIEYFIGVGKEITNEEELIEELNRLLNYDSLTGLLNAKAFIDSTDKFLLRAKKEKQIGAIAIINPISFKSINEAFGFDTGNAILKQIADRLKGSTFNYDVVAKLESDRFGVLLKDLKKEEDSLIASARILSELSKPYKINNSNLVLSFNIGLSLYPKDGHSPKELLNKAQIALADAKTKGEGRIGFFRKDFELKATKLIKLKAELELALKNNEFKAYYQTCVDKDGRILGAEALIRWIKDNQIIPPSEFIDQLEQSDLIVDVEDRFMENVMLFLKRLKDEGIKRVPIAINLSVKSLKRPDLYERVNAKLKRININPKNIKFEIVERSFLENFQHLRDLILRFKKDGVLFSVDDFGTGYSSLSYLAKLPVDFLKIDISFTRALDDPKIKSIVKSIIFLSKELNLRTIAEGVETREQFEELKRMGCECFQGYLFSRPLPEEDFRRLLMNNG; this is translated from the coding sequence GAAAAACAACTGGCCATAGAAAACACCAACAAACGCCTAAGCGGTAATAGGTTTGCATCGCAGTATAAACACATATACTTCAAGACCAAAGGGGGCTTCCTTAAGCCTGCGCTCCTGTTTGCCCACTCCATTGTCTTTCAAAACAAACCATCCGGTCTTGTGATGGTCATAGACAAAACAAGGGAGAAGGCATACGAAAAGCTCTTCTTTGCCCTTTCACGAATAAACGAATTAATAATAAAAGAGACCGATGAGTTAGAGCTCCTTAAAAAGCTGGTCGACATAATGGTTGATAATATAGGGTATACAGTCTGTATCCTGGGCAGGATAAACCCGAAAACAAAGCTCATAAACAAAATCCACACAAGATCCATTTATAAAGAGGTGGAGGTTCTTTCAGAGAAATACCCCATCTCTGTTGACCCATCCAAACCATATGGCAGGGGTTCTGCCTTTAAGGCCTATACAACAAAGGATGTCAGTTTAGTGCCTGAGGTGAAGCTAAACCTGTCTATGTCGTATTGGGGTGATTTCTATAGAAAATTCAACATACACTCGGCCTGCTCCATACCCATAATAAAAAACGGCGAAGTTGAATATATAATAATACTCTTAGACACAGCTCCCCACGCCTTCGATGAGGATCACATGGAGCTTTTAAATAAGATAAAGCTCAACCTATCCTTTGCATTGGAAAAGATCGAATACCAATACAACACAACGCTATTCAAAGAGGCACTGGAGAAAACCCACGAATGGGCCGTAATAACCGACAGAGACGGTGTGATATTAAATGCAAACAATGCCACATGTGATATCTCCAAATACTCCAAAGAGGAACTAATAGGCAAAAAACCCAGCATATTCAAATCGGGATACCACACAAAGGAGTTCTATCAAAAATTATGGAAAACAATACTATCCGGTGAAACATTCTCGGGGCATTTTACAAACAGGGCAAAGGATGGTTCGATATTCTATTTAGACTCTATCATAATACCCATAAAGCACAACGGCGAGATCCACAGGTTTGTTGACCTATCCAGAGACATAACAAAAGAGGTCATATATTCAGAAAGGCTAAAATTCCAATCCAGCCTATACAACACGCTGTTTCACTTAACCACGCTATCTGCACAGGCCAGATCAAAAGACGACTATCTAAAGAGCCTAACGGAACTATTTGTAAGGTTTGCCCATATAGATGTGGCGTTCCTTGCAAAACCATCATCCAAGGGACACCTAAAAATAGAAAACGCATCGGTTATAGAGCCGTCTTTTTCCAAACTTATAGAGGATGCAAAAGAGCTCCTAAGCAGATACGACTCACTCCCACAAAGCATACCAGCTCTAAAATCGATAAAAAGAGGGAGGGTCTATATACAAAACGACGCCACCGACGATAAGCTCTCTCCCATAAACCAGATAGCAAAGAAGCACAACATAGGCTCATGTTGCGCCATTCCCATAAAGGAATCATCCAAAACAATCGCCTCGCTTATTCTGGTATCAAGGCGAAAGGATCTATTCGATAAAAAACTCTTTGAGCTGGTAAACGCCGTTGCCAATCAAATTGAATTGATATTAAACAAGATAGAAGAGGAGAAGTTCTTAAGGATAATACTCAAGGCCATAAATGTCGGCTTTGAGTTTGTCTTTATAACGGACAAAGACCTAAGGGTCGTATACATAAACGACTCACTAAAGCAGGTTTCAGGATATAAGCAGGAAGAGGTTTTGGGCAGGCCATTGTTTGAATTTTTGGGCAACCAGGAGGATAAAAAGGCCGTCAAGGAGCTTATAAAGAAGGCAAAAAACGGCGATACAGTGTCTAAGGCCATAACATACATAAAAAGAGACGGGTCTTTGGCAAGCTTCCTTACAACCATAACACCCTATTTAGACAAGGGTAAGATAGAGTATTTCATCGGCGTCGGCAAGGAGATAACAAACGAAGAGGAGCTCATAGAGGAGCTAAACAGACTCCTCAATTACGATTCATTGACGGGCCTTCTAAACGCCAAGGCTTTCATTGATTCGACGGATAAATTCCTCCTAAGGGCAAAGAAAGAAAAGCAGATAGGGGCAATAGCCATAATAAACCCCATATCATTCAAAAGCATAAACGAGGCGTTTGGATTTGATACAGGCAACGCCATACTAAAACAGATAGCAGATAGGCTAAAGGGGAGCACATTCAACTATGATGTGGTCGCCAAGTTAGAATCGGACAGGTTCGGTGTTTTGCTTAAGGATCTAAAAAAGGAAGAGGATTCACTAATAGCCTCAGCAAGGATCCTTTCAGAGCTATCTAAGCCCTATAAGATAAACAACTCCAACCTGGTGCTATCCTTCAACATAGGCCTAAGCCTCTATCCAAAAGATGGACACTCACCCAAGGAACTGCTAAACAAGGCCCAGATAGCCCTTGCGGATGCCAAAACAAAGGGTGAGGGAAGGATAGGCTTCTTTAGAAAGGACTTTGAGCTTAAGGCGACAAAGCTGATAAAGCTAAAGGCCGAGCTGGAGCTTGCCTTAAAGAATAACGAATTCAAGGCGTATTACCAGACTTGCGTTGACAAAGACGGCAGGATCCTGGGCGCTGAGGCTCTAATCAGGTGGATAAAAGACAACCAGATCATACCGCCATCTGAGTTTATAGACCAACTGGAGCAGTCAGACCTCATAGTGGATGTGGAAGATAGGTTTATGGAGAATGTGATGCTCTTTTTAAAGAGGCTAAAGGATGAGGGCATAAAGAGGGTGCCCATTGCCATAAACCTATCTGTAAAAAGCCTAAAAAGGCCGGATCTGTATGAGAGGGTCAATGCAAAACTAAAGAGGATAAACATAAACCCGAAAAACATAAAATTCGAAATCGTCGAGCGGTCGTTCCTTGAGAATTTCCAGCACCTGAGGGATCTCATATTGAGATTCAAAAAAGACGGCGTGCTGTTCTCGGTGGATGACTTCGGCACGGGTTATTCATCCCTATCCTATTTAGCAAAACTGCCGGTGGACTTTTTAAAGATAGACATCTCTTTTACGAGGGCTTTAGACGACCCAAAGATAAAAAGCATCGTAAAATCCATAATCTTCTTGTCAAAGGAGCTTAACCTGCGCACAATAGCAGAAGGCGTCGAAACAAGGGAGCAGTTTGAAGAGCTAAAGAGGATGGGGTGTGAGTGCTTTCAGGGGTATCTATTCTCAAGACCGCTGCCTGAGGAGGATTTTAGAAGGCTCTTAATGAACAATGGATAA